A segment of the Devriesea agamarum genome:
GGTGAGTTCTGGTAGTCCCATCGGACCGCGCGCGTGCAACTTCTGGGTAGAGATACCGATTTCAGCTCCGAAGCCAAATTCTCCGCCGTCGGAAAACCGGGTGGAAGCATTGGTCATCACAACAGCCGCATCGACCCCCCGAATGAATTGCTGCTGCGAGGCTAGTTCTCCGGTGATAATCGCTTCGGTGTGCCCGGTTGAATAGGTGCGCACATGAGAAATCGCCTCATCGAGGTTATCCACCACGCGAACGGCGAGGTCGAGCGAAAGATATTCCGTCTCCCAGTCTAATTCACCGGCGGGCACCACGTGAATCTCCGGGTCGGTTGCAGGGCCGCTATCGTCTTTATTTGCGGAAGCGGATTTGCCCTCGACTTTATCTGCGATCCGCATCTCGCCCAGAAGTGCTAACGCCCGCGGGCACACATGGAGGGTGACGCCGTGCGGAGCCAGACGCCGCGCCATCGTCGGAAGAAACTGCCCTGCGACCTCCGCCACCACGAGCACGGTTTCCACCGCGTTACATGCACCAACTTTCTGGGTTTTAGCGTTCTCGACGATATTGACCGCTGCGTTCAGATCAGCGCTGCGATCGACAACAATGTGGCAGTTCCCGGTGCCGGTCTCAATGGTGGGTACGGTGGCGTGTTCAACCACCCGCTTGATCAGGCCCGCTCCCCCACGCGGAATCACCACATCGACCAGGCCCCGTGCCCGCAGCAGCACATCGACACCTTCGCGTCCGTAGGCGTCGATTCCGGCCACGAGATCAGCAGAAAGACCGCGTTCAACCAGAGCGGAACGCACGATGCTCACCAGCGCCGTGTTAGATGCGGCCGCCGCTGATCCCCCGCGCAACACCACAGCGTTGCCCGATTTCAACGCGAGTCCTGCCGCATCGATGGTCACGTTCGGGCGCGCTTCATAGATCATGCCCACAACGCCGAGCGGCACCCGCACCTGTTGGAGCTGCAAACCATTGGCGAGCGTTGACCCGCATCGAACCTCGCCCACCGGATCGGCCAACGCAGCGGTCGCACGAAGCTGGGCGGCCATATCCTCGATCCGCGCTGGGGTCAGGTGAAGCCGGTCGCGCAGGCCCGGGGAGATGCCCTCTGCATCGGCTCGGGCGAGATCATCCTGGTTCGCTGCGAGAACGGTGTCAGCCTCAGCGAGAAGCCGATCAGCAATCGCATGCAAGGCATCGTCCTTGAGGCTGCGAGGCAGAGAACCAAAACTCTGCTGAGCCGTGCGCGCGGCGCGGCACACAGTAAGGACAGGGTGATCTGAACCGGTGGTCGTGCTCATCGCCATAGAGTAGTGGGGAGGTGGATCTGTTGTCAGCTATGAACCGCTGGTTGACGCCGCCCCGCGTTCGACCCCGGGTTTTGTCTGAGCGCACGTTATTGTCTATGAAATTGTCTATGAACATCACCCCAACCGCGGCACATACCTAAACCACAGCACATACCTGAGGAGCGCTTCGAGGATGCCCATGACATCTGCCGGGCCACCGAGCTTAGACCCAGAAATTATCGTGGTCGGGTCTGTGAATGCAGATTTGATGCTGCGGATTGACCGCCACCCTCAGCCAGGTGAAACTCTGTTGGGCAGCGGTGCGACGTATACTCCCGGCGGGAAAGGTGCGAACCAGGCCCTCGCGGCTGCCCGGGCGCTGTCCAACGGCATTGGGAACGACACACATCCGCGGGTCGCGTTGCTGGGCGCTGTCGGCGATGACCAAAACGCCAATATCGCCCTTCGTCTGCTTCGGGGCGCAGGGGTTGATCTCAGCATGGTTGCTGAGGTGGCCAAGCCGACCGGCTTAGCGGTGGTCACGGTCGATAACGAGGGTGAAAGCTCAATCGTTGTGGTGCCAGGTGCAAACGCCACCGTCGGCAGCGCGGCTGTGCGTCGATGGTCTGAGCGCGTGCGAGCCGCGACGGTGGTTGTGGCGCAGGGGGAAATTCCTCGCGATGGCATTGAAACAGCTGCGCAGATCGCCATGGGCAGGCTAGTGCTCAATCCAGCGCCGGTGCTCGATCTCGACCCGGAGGTGCTGCGGCGCGCAGATCCGCTCGTGGTCAACCAGCATGAAGCCCGCGGAGTTCTTGCGCAGCTCACCGGCGTACCGACCCCAACCCAGAGCACTGATCGGGAGGTGGCGGACCAGCTCGTGGCCACCGGAGTGCGATCTGTGGTGCTGACCCGGGGAGCTGGTGGCGCCCTAGTCTTTAACGCTCAGGCACCGGGGTGCGCAACAATTCCCGCGGCCCAAGTTACTGCTGTTGACACCACCGGCGCAGGCGATGCCTTTATCGGCGCTCTGGCGGCTTCACTCGCCACCGGCCAAGACCTAGTGTCCGCGTCCCGTACGGCATCGCGGGTGGCCGGCTATTCGGTGCAGTACCCGGGTGCTCAGGACAGTTATCCAGAGCCTGGGAGCAAGCTTCCGTCCTTGCCCCACTAACCCCCGTCGAAGACCATCGATAAGCTTTCCGATCCGCACACCCCTCCGGGTCGTGAGACTCGGGAACACCCCGTAGGAACTCAATCCGAGTGGCGGCGAGAGGCAGCACCACCGAGCAGCACCAGATCATCCCGGTGCACCACCGCACGCACAAACCGCTCGCCCTTGGACATTCGCAGCACCTCGGCGCGCAAACCAGCCATCTCTCGAATATCGTCGCTGGAATGGGCCACGAGCCCTCGGGCAATGAGGCGCTGCGAGGTGTCGCAGATGTCCACCGGCGCACCCGCCCCGAAGGCACCATCCACTCGAACAATGCCCACAGCTAAAAGTGAGCAGCGTCGTGACACCAGGGCCTGAACCGCACCCTCATCGACAATCAGCTGGCCCGCACCGCGTGTAGCGCATCGCAACCACACCAGGCGGGTACGGCGCCGCCCCGGATGCGCGGGGAAGAACGTTCCCATCTGTTCACCCGACAATGCTGGCGACAGCAAACCGGCGTGGGTTAACACCACGGCGGTGCCGGTCGTAACAGCGATATGCGCCGCATCCAGTTTGGTGACCATGCCACCGGTTCCAACGGCGGACCCAACCGATCCAATGCTGAGCTCGCGCAGATCATCAAAATTCTCGACGCAGTCAATCTTGTGCGCACCTGGACTGCCCGGCGGCGCGGTATACAACCCGTCTACATCGGTGAGAACCACCAGCAGGTCAGCTCCAATTGCTTGAGCAACCAGCGCCGCGAGCCGGTCGTTGTCGCCGAAACGAATCTCAGCGGTGGCTACCGCATCATTTTCGTTGACGATGGGCACGATGCCGGCGGTGAGCAACGCCCCCAAACATGCGCGGGCATTGCGATAAGTTTCTCGCTGTACAACATCGGATTCAGTGAGCAGAACCTGCCCCACATGCAAACCATGGACGGCAAAAGCCTGGGTATAGGCGGCAATCAAAAGGCCCTGGCCCACACTGGCGGCAGCTTGCTGGGCGATCACATCGCTGGGACGGCGATCTAGGCCGAGAATATCCAGTGCCGCGGCAATCGCGCCCGAGGTCACCAGCACGATTTCTCGTCCGTCGCGATGCGTGCGAGCAATCACATCCACAAGGTCGTTAATCCTGGCCCGGTCTAAATGTCCGTCGGCGGTCGTCAGGGACGAGGATCCGACCTTGATCACAATTCTCTGAGCGTCGGCGATACCCTCTCGGGTGGTGAGTTTCGCCGGCACTCGCGCGGGAGGGGTCACCGCTGCTGGTCCTCACCATCCACAGAGCGCCGGGCGGTTACAGATTCACTCGGATCCTGCCGAGCCGGGTCACTCCAGTGTCCGGATTTACGTTCCTGCTCCATCGCCGCTAAACGGTTCAGTCGAGCAGCGGTTTTAGCTCTCTGTTCAGCTTTTTTCTCATCGCGGGTGGGGCGGGAATGATCTTCCAGCCGGATATCCGTGCCGCGCGCACCGAGCAGTTCTGCGCCTCCGACCATAGATGGTTCAAAGTCGAATACGACGGCGTCATCCGTCGACCCAATCACGACAGTGTCGCCCGCTACCGCACCCGAGGCAAACAGTTGGTCCTCGACACCAAGCCGGGTTAAACGGTCAGCGAGGTAACCGACGGCTTCATCATTGGCAAAGTCCGTCTGGCGCACCCATCGTTCGGGTTTGTCTCCTCGCACTCGATAAAGGATCGTATCCCCGTCGCGTTCGACGGTCACGGTGAATCCTTTATCGTCAACAGCGTCGGGAGCCAAAACAATCGGAGCGGCCTGCGGCGGAGGCTGCTTGGCACGCGCTTCCTCCACCAGACGACCCAGCATGAACGTCAGTTCGCGCAGACCTTTGTGACTGACCGCCGAAACCTCGAGAACCGGCAATCCCCGTTCCTGGAGCGCTTCACGCATCATCTCGGCCATATCGGCGCCATCCGGGAGATCAACTTTATTCATCACCACCACGGTGGGCCGCTCCATCAGCGGAACCCGGCCAGCGCTATCGGCCTCGGCGTCGAGGCGGTCAGAGTAAGCGCGCAGCTCCGCTTCTACGGTCTGTAGGTCGTGCAACGGATCGCGGTCGGATTCCGGAGCTGCCGCATCCAAGACATGCACAATCACATGGCATCGCTCAATATGGCGCAGGAAGTCAAGCCCGAGACCCTTACCTTCGCTGGCGCCCGGGATAAGGCCCGGCACATCGGCAACCGTGTAGCGCATCTGGCCGGCCTCCACCACGCCCAAATTCGGGGTGAGGGTGGTGAACGGATAGTCGGCGATTTTGGGTCGGGCCGCAGACATCGCGGCAATTAGCGATGATTTACCGGCGCTGGGATACCCAACCAGGGCCACATCGGCAACCGTCTTCACTTCCAAGATCAGGCTGCGTTCTTGTCCTGGCTCCCCCAGCAGTGCAAAACCCGGCGCTTTGCGCTTTGTTGAGGCCAGAGCGGCGTTTCCGAGCCCACCGCGACCGCCCCGCGCCGCCACATAGCGGGCCCCGGTACCCACCAGGTCCACGATCACGTCACCGTCGGCAGTTTTCACCACCGTACCGTCGGGCA
Coding sequences within it:
- the proB gene encoding glutamate 5-kinase, whose protein sequence is MTPPARVPAKLTTREGIADAQRIVIKVGSSSLTTADGHLDRARINDLVDVIARTHRDGREIVLVTSGAIAAALDILGLDRRPSDVIAQQAAASVGQGLLIAAYTQAFAVHGLHVGQVLLTESDVVQRETYRNARACLGALLTAGIVPIVNENDAVATAEIRFGDNDRLAALVAQAIGADLLVVLTDVDGLYTAPPGSPGAHKIDCVENFDDLRELSIGSVGSAVGTGGMVTKLDAAHIAVTTGTAVVLTHAGLLSPALSGEQMGTFFPAHPGRRRTRLVWLRCATRGAGQLIVDEGAVQALVSRRCSLLAVGIVRVDGAFGAGAPVDICDTSQRLIARGLVAHSSDDIREMAGLRAEVLRMSKGERFVRAVVHRDDLVLLGGAASRRHSD
- the obgE gene encoding GTPase ObgE, with amino-acid sequence MATFVDRAVVHVKAGDGGNGCASIRREKFKPLAGPDGANGGHGGDVVLVVDPDVTTLMPYHHRPHRTAESGGFGKGDMRAGANGEDLVLGVPDGTVVKTADGDVIVDLVGTGARYVAARGGRGGLGNAALASTKRKAPGFALLGEPGQERSLILEVKTVADVALVGYPSAGKSSLIAAMSAARPKIADYPFTTLTPNLGVVEAGQMRYTVADVPGLIPGASEGKGLGLDFLRHIERCHVIVHVLDAAAPESDRDPLHDLQTVEAELRAYSDRLDAEADSAGRVPLMERPTVVVMNKVDLPDGADMAEMMREALQERGLPVLEVSAVSHKGLRELTFMLGRLVEEARAKQPPPQAAPIVLAPDAVDDKGFTVTVERDGDTILYRVRGDKPERWVRQTDFANDEAVGYLADRLTRLGVEDQLFASGAVAGDTVVIGSTDDAVVFDFEPSMVGGAELLGARGTDIRLEDHSRPTRDEKKAEQRAKTAARLNRLAAMEQERKSGHWSDPARQDPSESVTARRSVDGEDQQR
- a CDS encoding glutamate-5-semialdehyde dehydrogenase, with the protein product MSTTTGSDHPVLTVCRAARTAQQSFGSLPRSLKDDALHAIADRLLAEADTVLAANQDDLARADAEGISPGLRDRLHLTPARIEDMAAQLRATAALADPVGEVRCGSTLANGLQLQQVRVPLGVVGMIYEARPNVTIDAAGLALKSGNAVVLRGGSAAAASNTALVSIVRSALVERGLSADLVAGIDAYGREGVDVLLRARGLVDVVIPRGGAGLIKRVVEHATVPTIETGTGNCHIVVDRSADLNAAVNIVENAKTQKVGACNAVETVLVVAEVAGQFLPTMARRLAPHGVTLHVCPRALALLGEMRIADKVEGKSASANKDDSGPATDPEIHVVPAGELDWETEYLSLDLAVRVVDNLDEAISHVRTYSTGHTEAIITGELASQQQFIRGVDAAVVMTNASTRFSDGGEFGFGAEIGISTQKLHARGPMGLPELTTGTWHLVGTGHIRP
- a CDS encoding ribokinase, translating into MPMTSAGPPSLDPEIIVVGSVNADLMLRIDRHPQPGETLLGSGATYTPGGKGANQALAAARALSNGIGNDTHPRVALLGAVGDDQNANIALRLLRGAGVDLSMVAEVAKPTGLAVVTVDNEGESSIVVVPGANATVGSAAVRRWSERVRAATVVVAQGEIPRDGIETAAQIAMGRLVLNPAPVLDLDPEVLRRADPLVVNQHEARGVLAQLTGVPTPTQSTDREVADQLVATGVRSVVLTRGAGGALVFNAQAPGCATIPAAQVTAVDTTGAGDAFIGALAASLATGQDLVSASRTASRVAGYSVQYPGAQDSYPEPGSKLPSLPH